The sequence CCTCGGTCATCTCCTGGCGCGAGCGCTCCACATCGGTGTCCTCGATGCGCAGGACGAAAACACCCTTCTGCTTGCGGGCGAACAGCCAGTTGAACAGGGCGGTGCGCGCCCCGCCGACGTGCAGGTAGCCGGTGGGCGACGGCGCAAATCTCAGGCGGACGCTCATCGGCGACGGAATCTGGAGGGGGGCCTGTATTCGGGAGAAAAAACTGGCGGAGAGGGAGGGATTCGAACCCTCGACCCGGTTTTACCCAGGTAACGCATTAGCAGTGCGCCCTGTTCGGCCACTCCAGCACCTCTCCGCGTGGTCCTGCCGGCCGGGAAGGCGGTAGTCTAGCGTGAAGCCCCTTTTGTTGTCCATGAACGGCCGTTTCCTTGACTCGATGAAACCCGGCACCTAGAATCGCGCGACTTTGCGAGTCCCGAGACGACGACGCCGGAAGCTGGAGGTCGATCATGCGAAACAGGATCCTGCTCGCCCCGATCGCGGCGCTCATGCTCTGGTGCGCCTCCCCCGCGCTCGCCCAGAACCGCTCCGAGGCCTGGGAGCTGAACCCCTACATGGTCTTCACCGATTTCGATCGCGACACCGAAATCGACGAGGACCTGGGCGTCGGGTTCCGCTTCGGATACAACTTCACGCCGTTGCACGAGATGGAGTTCTCCTTCGACGGCGTTTCCACCGAGGACTCGGTGGTCGGACAGATCGACGTCGACGTCTTCAAGTTCCAGTCGAACTACACCTTCAACTTCAATTTTCAGCGCCACCAGCCGGTCATCCCCTACTTCACGACCGGCCTCGGCTTCATCCGCTTCGATGTGAGCGCCCCGGGGATCCCTTCCGACGACGAAGTCGACATGCTGTTCAACTTCGGCGGCGGGGTGCGCTTCTTCATCGGTCCGGTCTTCAACATCCGCCTCGACTTCCGCTTCATCTTTTTCGAGGGGGACAACCAGGTCCTGCGCGACATCGACTACCAGAACAACGAGTTCGGCTTCGGCGTCGGCTGGGTGGTAGGGGGCAAAACGCCTTCCCCAAAGCGGCATCATTGAGGTCGAAGCCCCTCCTCTGATCAAATGCCGGCCTTCAGACGCGCCCGGTTTCCAGACCTCGTATATTGGGGTGGCCGTGCGGTGAGACGCCTCCCAGAAACCCCTCTTCCGATCAAGTACCGGCCCTTCAGACGCGCCCGGTTTCCAGGCGCCGTCTGTAAGGGTGCCGCCGCCGGAAGCTAATCCGATCAAGATTTCCAGGCGTCGTCTGTAAGGGTGACGACGAAGACCCTCATTACACTTGTGTTATCCCACAGTCCCCCCCTTAGGGTCCTATCTTCTTATATGGTTGCGCCGCCGCGCGCCGGCTCCTAGATTCTCCCTCCGGCCGGGGCCTGCCCTGGATCCCGCACGTCTGCGGGAAAGCCCGGCCTACGGAGGGATCGATGACGGGCGAGGAAATTTGCCGCCAGCTCGAGGACCTGCGCCGCAGCGGCGCCGGCCTCGAGGAGATCCTGGCGCGCGCCGTGGATCTGCTGCACCGCTCCAACCCCCGCTTCCACTGGACTGGGATCTACGAGCTCTACCCCGACAACGTGCTGCGATTGGGCCCGTTCATCGGGGCCCCGACCGATCACGTCTTCATCGCCGTCGGCTACGGCGTCTGCGGCACGGCTGTCGCCGAAAACCGGAATATCAACGTCCCCGACGTGCGCCAGGCGCCGAACTACCTCGCCTGCTCCAGCGAGACCCGCTCCGAGCTGGTGGTGCTCATTCGCTCCGGCAAGAAGATTCACGCCCAGATCGACATCGACAGTCACGAGCTGGACGCCTTCGATCGCGACGCCGTGTCGCAGGTCGAGAAAGTGGCGGAATACCTGGCCGAGGCCTACGCACGCTCGACGCGTCCCGCCTCGGGGAGCTCCACAGCCTAGCATTGTCGCCCCGGCGGGAGACTGCGTGAAAGAGATCCACCAAGCCACCGATA is a genomic window of Candidatus Polarisedimenticolia bacterium containing:
- a CDS encoding porin family protein — encoded protein: MRNRILLAPIAALMLWCASPALAQNRSEAWELNPYMVFTDFDRDTEIDEDLGVGFRFGYNFTPLHEMEFSFDGVSTEDSVVGQIDVDVFKFQSNYTFNFNFQRHQPVIPYFTTGLGFIRFDVSAPGIPSDDEVDMLFNFGGGVRFFIGPVFNIRLDFRFIFFEGDNQVLRDIDYQNNEFGFGVGWVVGGKTPSPKRHH
- a CDS encoding GAF domain-containing protein, giving the protein MTGEEICRQLEDLRRSGAGLEEILARAVDLLHRSNPRFHWTGIYELYPDNVLRLGPFIGAPTDHVFIAVGYGVCGTAVAENRNINVPDVRQAPNYLACSSETRSELVVLIRSGKKIHAQIDIDSHELDAFDRDAVSQVEKVAEYLAEAYARSTRPASGSSTA